The following are from one region of the Paenibacillus sp. KS-LC4 genome:
- a CDS encoding aldo/keto reductase — protein sequence MEKLALGKQGLQVSRLGLGCMGMSEFYGATDESESLSTLNYALELGLTFFDTADIYGYDEDGIGVNEKLVGKGLGPHRHSVQIATKFGLLRNKTQSLGYNGKAQYVKEACEASLQRLGTDYIDLYYLHRADPNVPITETVGAMAELVKEGKVRYLGLSEVTREQLTDAHAVFPISAVQTEYSLWSREPELGILQACRELGVGFVPYSPLGRGFLTGTLSSRSQLAQDDWRMHNPRFSEEAFEKNNTIVQGIQLIAQQKGVTPAQIALAWVTAQGNDIVPIPGTKRVKYLQQNSEALSIRLTAEELDRLNEIAPAGSTFGDRY from the coding sequence ATGGAGAAGCTGGCATTGGGTAAGCAAGGACTGCAAGTATCCCGTTTAGGCTTAGGATGTATGGGCATGTCCGAATTTTATGGGGCAACGGATGAGTCGGAGTCTTTAAGCACGTTGAATTATGCTCTGGAGCTAGGCCTTACATTTTTTGATACGGCGGATATTTACGGTTATGATGAGGATGGCATTGGGGTAAATGAAAAGCTAGTTGGCAAAGGATTAGGACCGCACCGTCATTCCGTGCAGATTGCAACCAAATTTGGCTTATTACGCAATAAGACACAGAGCCTCGGATACAATGGAAAGGCGCAATATGTGAAGGAGGCCTGTGAAGCTAGCTTGCAGCGTTTAGGGACAGACTATATTGATCTGTATTACCTGCATAGGGCCGATCCGAATGTTCCGATTACAGAGACGGTTGGAGCTATGGCTGAGCTCGTAAAGGAAGGAAAGGTCCGTTATCTAGGGCTTTCAGAAGTAACCCGTGAGCAATTGACCGATGCACACGCTGTTTTTCCCATTTCAGCCGTGCAAACCGAATATTCCTTATGGTCCAGAGAGCCTGAGCTCGGTATACTACAGGCTTGCAGAGAATTAGGTGTCGGTTTTGTCCCCTATAGTCCACTTGGAAGAGGCTTTTTGACAGGCACTCTCTCAAGTCGAAGCCAGCTGGCGCAGGATGACTGGCGCATGCATAATCCCCGCTTTTCAGAAGAAGCCTTTGAAAAAAATAATACGATCGTCCAAGGAATACAGCTGATCGCTCAGCAAAAGGGAGTGACACCAGCCCAAATCGCGCTGGCATGGGTAACGGCACAAGGAAACGACATTGTTCCGATTCCAGGTACGAAGCGAGTGAAGTATTTACAGCAAAATTCAGAGGCCTTGTCCATCCGCTTAACAGCAGAGGAGCTAGACCGATTGAATGAAATTGCTCCTGCTGGCAGCACCTTTGGAGACCGTTATTAA
- a CDS encoding LLM class flavin-dependent oxidoreductase: protein MAIHDIALSLLDYTLVVEGGTAARSFREAVELARHAEQWGYRRYWVSEHHNMQGIASSATSIIIGHVAAHTNNIRVGSGGIMLPNHAPLAVAEQFGTLESLFPGRIDLGLGRASGSDQPAVRALRRGLHSDGSQFPEQLHELRSYFNPALGGAVPGVKAYPGVGLDIPIWLLGSSGFSAELAGQLGLPFVFASHFAPDYLLPALELYHRSFRPSQVLDSPYVMVSVNVVVADTDEEAKRLFTSQEQQMLNLVRGRDSKLMPPVDHMDQLWNEQEKATIRDKMLRYSAIGSPDTVKAKLDSIIKQTRANELMATSQLYDQQARLRSLELLAQLYANG from the coding sequence ATGGCAATTCATGATATAGCATTATCTTTATTAGACTATACGCTTGTTGTTGAAGGAGGAACGGCTGCCCGTTCCTTCCGCGAAGCCGTTGAGCTGGCTAGACATGCGGAGCAATGGGGTTATCGGCGCTACTGGGTATCCGAGCATCATAATATGCAGGGAATTGCCAGCTCTGCTACTTCCATCATTATTGGACATGTAGCTGCGCATACGAACAACATTCGAGTAGGCTCAGGCGGCATCATGCTGCCTAATCATGCGCCGCTCGCAGTTGCGGAGCAGTTCGGAACGTTGGAATCTCTCTTCCCGGGGCGGATTGATCTGGGGCTTGGCCGAGCGTCGGGATCGGACCAGCCTGCGGTAAGGGCACTTCGAAGAGGGCTGCATAGTGATGGCAGCCAATTTCCAGAGCAATTGCATGAACTGCGCTCCTATTTTAATCCAGCTTTAGGTGGTGCAGTGCCAGGTGTGAAGGCGTATCCGGGAGTAGGCTTGGATATCCCGATCTGGCTGCTGGGATCAAGCGGATTCAGCGCAGAGCTGGCAGGGCAGCTAGGACTGCCATTTGTGTTCGCCAGCCATTTTGCACCAGACTATTTACTGCCGGCACTAGAGCTGTATCATCGCAGCTTCCGACCATCGCAGGTGCTTGACAGTCCATATGTTATGGTCAGTGTGAATGTGGTTGTTGCTGATACCGATGAGGAAGCAAAAAGGCTCTTCACGTCACAGGAGCAGCAGATGCTTAATTTGGTACGCGGTCGCGACAGCAAATTAATGCCGCCAGTAGATCATATGGACCAGCTGTGGAATGAGCAGGAGAAGGCGACAATTCGTGATAAAATGCTGCGGTATTCTGCGATCGGCAGTCCTGATACGGTTAAGGCTAAGCTTGATTCCATTATTAAGCAAACGAGGGCTAATGAGCTGATGGCGACCTCCCAGTTGTACGATCAGCAAGCGCGACTCCGGTCGTTGGAGCTGCTTGCCCAGCTTTATGCAAACGGATAG
- a CDS encoding MarR family transcriptional regulator, whose protein sequence is MAKEMGQVFSSSVKTSCTKLEILCHIHSRTEMNQLELQTLLGVDAAAVTRHLRDLKEQQLIFSRKNENDKRNIIVALTPQGESELTELTRRKELFLDKMTRDFSDEELKVMTSFIARISSNLK, encoded by the coding sequence TTGGCAAAGGAAATGGGACAGGTTTTTTCCTCGTCTGTGAAAACAAGCTGCACGAAGCTGGAAATCCTGTGTCATATCCACAGCCGTACGGAGATGAATCAGCTGGAGCTGCAAACCTTACTCGGTGTAGATGCTGCGGCTGTAACTAGACATCTCAGAGATTTGAAGGAGCAGCAACTGATCTTTAGCCGCAAAAACGAGAACGATAAGCGGAATATTATTGTTGCTTTGACTCCCCAAGGAGAGTCAGAATTAACCGAGCTGACGCGGAGGAAAGAACTGTTCCTGGATAAGATGACGAGAGATTTTTCGGATGAGGAATTAAAGGTAATGACTTCGTTTATAGCACGGATTTCAAGCAATCTCAAATAA
- a CDS encoding helix-turn-helix domain-containing protein → MAQELKERINLREINCEKELTLAVIGGKWKLIILWHLGLEGTKRFSELKKMIPHITQKMLTNQLRELEEDLLVERKVYAEVPPRVEYTLTAYGESLMPVLRMMYDWGKNYGEEVVWK, encoded by the coding sequence ATGGCTCAGGAATTAAAGGAACGTATTAATTTACGTGAAATCAACTGCGAGAAGGAGCTTACGCTGGCCGTCATTGGAGGCAAGTGGAAGCTGATTATATTATGGCATCTTGGTCTTGAAGGAACGAAGCGTTTCAGCGAGCTGAAGAAAATGATTCCCCATATTACCCAGAAAATGCTGACGAATCAGCTCCGCGAGCTGGAGGAGGATTTGCTGGTTGAGCGCAAGGTGTATGCGGAGGTTCCGCCGCGGGTGGAATATACGTTAACGGCTTATGGCGAAAGCCTAATGCCAGTGCTGCGCATGATGTATGATTGGGGCAAAAACTACGGCGAGGAAGTCGTATGGAAATAG
- the hxlB gene encoding 6-phospho-3-hexuloisomerase gives MRISQLAGEIVQELERLTQLIPDEAAGELADAIMRAPRVFVSGAGRSGLMGKAFAMRLVHMGFDAYVAGETVTRALGKDDVLVLGSGSGGTSSLIAMAHKAEELGGKLAVITTNLESVLGRMAHIVVPLQAAAKEEQDGGKQTVQPMASLFEQGLLIFYDAVILSLMEKKGLTGNTMYSNHANLE, from the coding sequence ATGCGTATTAGTCAGCTTGCAGGTGAAATCGTTCAAGAGCTGGAGCGGCTGACGCAGCTCATTCCAGATGAGGCCGCTGGCGAGCTGGCAGATGCGATTATGCGCGCTCCGCGTGTTTTCGTTTCAGGCGCTGGGCGGTCAGGTCTGATGGGCAAAGCGTTTGCTATGCGGCTTGTGCATATGGGCTTTGATGCTTATGTCGCTGGCGAGACGGTGACGCGCGCACTGGGCAAAGACGACGTACTTGTGCTAGGCTCAGGCTCAGGCGGGACGAGCAGCCTCATTGCAATGGCACATAAAGCAGAGGAGCTCGGCGGCAAGCTTGCCGTCATTACAACGAATTTAGAATCGGTGCTTGGACGCATGGCGCATATCGTTGTACCTTTGCAGGCGGCGGCGAAGGAAGAGCAGGATGGCGGCAAGCAAACGGTGCAGCCAATGGCTTCTCTTTTTGAGCAGGGACTTCTTATTTTCTATGACGCGGTTATACTAAGCCTAATGGAGAAGAAGGGCCTTACCGGCAACACGATGTACAGCAACCATGCGAATTTGGAGTAG
- the hxlA gene encoding 3-hexulose-6-phosphate synthase produces the protein MELQLALDLVNIEEAKVLVKEVESFIDIVEIGTPIVINEGLHAVKAIKEAFPNLKVLADLKIMDAGGYEVMKASEAGADIITVLGVSDDSTIRGAVEEARKQGNKIMVDMINVKDIEARAAEIDALGVDYICVHSGYDHQAEGKNSFEELAAIKRVVKQAKTAIAGGIKIDTLQEVISANPDLVIVGGGITGAENKSATASQMQQWIKQA, from the coding sequence ATGGAATTGCAATTGGCGCTTGATTTGGTAAACATTGAGGAAGCAAAGGTTTTGGTCAAAGAGGTTGAGTCGTTTATTGATATCGTTGAAATCGGAACGCCTATCGTCATTAACGAGGGGCTGCATGCGGTAAAAGCGATTAAAGAAGCTTTCCCTAACCTGAAAGTATTGGCCGATCTGAAAATTATGGATGCAGGCGGTTATGAAGTAATGAAAGCTTCCGAGGCTGGCGCTGACATCATTACGGTGCTTGGTGTTTCTGACGACTCGACGATTAGAGGGGCAGTTGAAGAGGCGCGTAAGCAAGGCAACAAAATTATGGTCGATATGATCAATGTGAAGGACATTGAAGCGCGTGCAGCGGAAATTGATGCGCTTGGGGTAGACTATATTTGTGTCCATTCCGGCTATGATCACCAAGCGGAAGGCAAAAACTCCTTCGAAGAGCTGGCAGCGATTAAGCGTGTTGTTAAGCAAGCCAAAACAGCAATCGCAGGCGGCATCAAAATCGATACGCTGCAAGAGGTGATCTCCGCTAATCCTGATCTTGTTATCGTAGGCGGCGGTATTACAGGTGCTGAAAATAAATCCGCAACTGCATCGCAAATGCAGCAGTGGATCAAACAGGCCTAA
- a CDS encoding GNAT family N-acetyltransferase — MSFMIRLAENKDKSSLTDLMHDYIVGFYQNPWPGTMEIHQLMEQLLEKQGGIQFVVEKEQQLIGFATLYFTISTMKAARITLMNDFFLLEPYRDTEVEEELFLTCRSYTQEQGFAHMFWITSPQNTRAQQFFDKMGASQGSWMNYSIV; from the coding sequence ATGTCATTTATGATTAGGCTGGCGGAAAACAAGGATAAAAGCAGCTTGACCGATTTAATGCACGACTATATCGTAGGATTTTATCAAAACCCTTGGCCAGGCACGATGGAAATTCACCAACTCATGGAGCAACTGCTGGAGAAGCAGGGCGGTATTCAATTCGTTGTAGAGAAGGAGCAGCAGTTGATTGGCTTTGCTACGTTATATTTTACGATAAGTACGATGAAGGCAGCGCGGATTACACTGATGAATGATTTTTTTCTGCTGGAGCCGTATCGGGATACGGAAGTGGAGGAAGAGCTATTTTTGACATGCAGATCGTACACACAGGAGCAAGGCTTTGCTCATATGTTCTGGATCACGTCTCCCCAGAATACGCGAGCGCAGCAATTTTTTGATAAAATGGGAGCGTCCCAAGGCAGCTGGATGAACTATTCTATCGTCTAA
- the nrdR gene encoding transcriptional regulator NrdR has product MKCPYCDYSGTKVLDSRPANENKSIRRRRECEKCKSRFTTFEMIEETPLVVIKKDGSREEFSRDKILRGLIRACEKRPVPAERLEVVVSEVEKELRTTAHAEVESRDIGELVMGQLYPVDEVAYVRFASVYRQFKDIDMFMKELSSLLSKDSSTNGMKD; this is encoded by the coding sequence ATGAAGTGTCCGTATTGTGACTATTCCGGAACGAAGGTGCTGGACTCGCGTCCCGCTAACGAGAACAAGTCCATTCGTCGCCGCCGGGAATGCGAGAAATGCAAAAGCCGCTTCACGACGTTTGAAATGATTGAGGAAACGCCGCTGGTTGTCATCAAAAAGGATGGCAGCCGCGAAGAGTTCAGCCGTGATAAAATTTTGCGTGGTTTAATTCGTGCATGCGAGAAGCGCCCGGTTCCCGCAGAGAGGCTGGAGGTAGTTGTTTCCGAGGTGGAGAAGGAGCTGCGAACGACTGCACATGCTGAAGTGGAGAGCCGTGATATTGGCGAGCTGGTGATGGGTCAGCTTTATCCGGTTGATGAAGTCGCTTATGTTCGTTTTGCTTCTGTATATCGGCAGTTCAAGGATATTGATATGTTCATGAAGGAGCTCAGCAGTCTGCTGTCAAAGGATAGCTCAACGAATGGAATGAAGGACTAA
- a CDS encoding alpha/beta-type small acid-soluble spore protein, translating into MSANRSSNQLVVPQATAALDQMKFEVAQELGIAIPQDGYYGNMATKDAGSIGGYITRRLVQIAEQSLAGGSH; encoded by the coding sequence ATGAGCGCAAACCGCAGCAGCAACCAACTGGTTGTACCACAAGCGACAGCAGCACTCGACCAAATGAAATTCGAGGTTGCTCAAGAGCTTGGAATCGCGATTCCACAAGACGGTTACTATGGTAACATGGCTACAAAGGACGCTGGTTCCATCGGAGGGTACATTACCCGCCGCCTGGTACAAATCGCTGAGCAATCCCTTGCAGGGGGCTCCCATTAA
- a CDS encoding lytic transglycosylase domain-containing protein, with amino-acid sequence MLLFLIIVVIIVAQPAWLLKKLYPIDYKADIRASAISYKVDPHLVAAIIRAETNFQTGMVSKKGALGLMQIMPTTAEWIVEKAGFEQVDEETLRNRADVSIELGVWYLASLHKQFDENNIVVIAAYNAGPGKVRQWLDSGEWNGTLEDAGKIPYKETRDYVQKVVKYYNKYKDLYPELEP; translated from the coding sequence TTGCTATTATTTCTAATCATTGTTGTCATTATTGTCGCTCAACCGGCATGGCTGCTCAAAAAGCTCTATCCCATTGATTATAAGGCGGACATTCGGGCAAGCGCCATTAGCTATAAGGTAGATCCGCATTTGGTGGCGGCTATTATAAGGGCGGAGACGAATTTCCAGACGGGAATGGTTTCGAAGAAGGGTGCGCTGGGGCTGATGCAAATTATGCCAACCACGGCCGAATGGATCGTCGAGAAGGCGGGCTTCGAGCAGGTTGATGAGGAGACGCTGCGCAATCGCGCTGACGTGAGCATCGAGCTGGGGGTGTGGTATCTGGCCTCGCTTCACAAACAATTTGACGAAAATAATATCGTTGTCATTGCTGCCTATAATGCAGGTCCAGGTAAGGTCCGGCAATGGCTCGATTCGGGGGAATGGAACGGCACGCTCGAAGATGCTGGAAAAATTCCATATAAAGAAACACGCGATTATGTACAAAAGGTCGTGAAGTATTATAATAAGTACAAAGACCTATACCCGGAGCTTGAGCCGTAA